Proteins encoded together in one Terriglobus saanensis SP1PR4 window:
- the hpnC gene encoding squalene synthase HpnC — translation MIVSTPPVRLQGGPPSFVEPATAPTLEEARAWCKSLAESHYENFHVATWFLPARLRTHFYPIYAYCRVSDDLSDEVGDPLLALRLLNEWEKMLLEVYDSPTSVKHPVLIALAETIRSCDIPREPFTHLLVSFRKDQTFSRYQTMEELASYSDSSASPVGHLILYSSGYRDPELFALSDKICTGLQFANMWQDVGPDLTERGRIYLPEDEMKRFNVTPQQLQAGEFTPAYRELLRYLVGKTRVLFAEGQPIEDRVDADLASALRLFRRGGEAILDAIEAIDFNTLNHRPIVTKATKMRLVGGALTGKLAASFRSKKRSAA, via the coding sequence ATGATTGTCAGTACGCCCCCCGTACGCCTTCAGGGAGGCCCGCCTTCGTTTGTCGAACCGGCTACGGCACCTACGCTTGAAGAAGCACGTGCCTGGTGCAAGTCCCTTGCAGAATCGCACTATGAGAACTTTCACGTAGCAACTTGGTTTCTGCCCGCCCGGCTTCGCACTCACTTTTATCCCATTTATGCCTACTGCCGCGTCTCCGATGACCTCTCCGATGAAGTAGGCGATCCGCTTCTGGCACTCCGTCTTTTGAACGAATGGGAGAAGATGCTGCTTGAGGTCTACGATTCACCGACCTCGGTCAAGCATCCTGTTCTCATCGCGCTGGCAGAAACGATCCGTTCCTGTGACATTCCGCGTGAGCCTTTCACGCATCTCCTTGTAAGCTTTCGTAAAGACCAGACCTTCTCCCGCTATCAAACTATGGAGGAATTGGCCTCCTACTCCGATAGTTCGGCCAGTCCCGTCGGCCATCTGATTCTCTACTCCTCGGGCTATCGCGATCCGGAACTCTTTGCTCTATCGGACAAGATTTGTACCGGCCTGCAGTTCGCCAACATGTGGCAGGATGTTGGCCCCGATTTGACCGAACGTGGCCGCATCTATCTGCCGGAAGACGAGATGAAGCGCTTCAACGTAACACCGCAACAGCTTCAAGCAGGAGAGTTTACTCCAGCCTATCGGGAACTTCTCCGTTATCTGGTCGGAAAGACGCGCGTTCTCTTTGCGGAAGGGCAGCCGATCGAAGATCGTGTCGATGCAGACCTTGCCTCTGCGCTACGTCTCTTTCGACGTGGAGGAGAGGCGATTCTCGATGCGATCGAAGCAATCGATTTTAATACTCTCAATCATCGCCCGATTGTTACGAAGGCCACAAAGATGCGTTTGGTCGGAGGTGCACTTACGGGGAAGCTGGCGGCATCTTTCCGCTCCAAAAAACGGAGCGCCGCGTGA